A window of Theropithecus gelada isolate Dixy chromosome 14, Tgel_1.0, whole genome shotgun sequence contains these coding sequences:
- the ACRV1 gene encoding acrosomal protein SP-10 isoform X3: MNMFLLLMSLYLLGSARGTSGQSDESSGSIDHQTSVQQLSGEFFSLENPSDAEALYETASGLNTLSEHGSSEHGSREHTVAEHTPGEHAESEHASGEPAATGHAEGEHTVGEQPSGEQPSGEHLSGEQSLGEHASGEQPSDEQLSGEHASGEQPSGEHASGEQPSGTILNCYTCAYMNDQGRCLRGEGTCITQNSQQCMLKKIFEGGKLQFMVQGCENMCPSMNLFSHGTRMQIICCRNQSFCNKI, encoded by the exons ATGAACATGTTTCTCTTACTAATGAGTCTTTATCTCCTTGGATCTGCCAGAG GAACATCAGGTCAGTCTGATGAGTCTTCTGGCTCCATAGATCATCAAACTTCAGTTCAGCAGCTTTCAGGTGAGTTCTTTTCACTTGAAAACCCTTCTGATGCTGAGGCTTTATATGAGACTGCTTCAGGCCTGAACACTTTAAGTGAGCATGGTTCCAGTGAGCATGGTTCAAGAGAGCACACTGTGGCTGAGCACACTCCTGGAGAACATGCCGAGAGCGAGCATGCTTCGGGTGAGCCTGCTGCGACTGGACATGCAGAAGGTGAGCACACTGTAGGTGAGCAGCCTTCAGGAGAACAGCCTTCCGGTGAACACCTCTCCGGTGAACAGTCTTTGGGTGAGCATGCATCAGGTGAACAGCCTTCAGATGAACAGCTTTCAGGTGAACATGCCTCCGGTGAACAGCCTTCTGGTGAGCACGCCTCAGGTGAACAGCCTTCGG GCACAATATTAAATTGCTACACATGTGCTTATATGAATGATCAAGGAAGATGTCTTCGTGGAGAGGGAACCTGCATCACTCAGAATTCCCAGCAATGCATGTTAAAGAAGATCTTCGAAG GTGGAAAACTCCAATTCATGGTTCAAGGgtgtgagaacatgtgcccaTCTATGAACCTCTTCTCCCATGGAACCAGGATGCAAATTATATGCTGTCGGAATCAATCTTTCTGTAATAAGATCTAG
- the ACRV1 gene encoding acrosomal protein SP-10 isoform X5 → MNMFLLLMSLYLLGSARGTSGQSDESSGSIDHQTSVQQLSGEQPSGEQPSGEHLSGEQSLGEHASGEQPSDEQLSGEHASGEQPSGEHASGEQPSGEQPSGEHASGEQPSGAPISSISTGTILNCYTCAYMNDQGRCLRGEGTCITQNSQQCMLKKIFEGGKLQFMVQGCENMCPSMNLFSHGTRMQIICCRNQSFCNKI, encoded by the exons ATGAACATGTTTCTCTTACTAATGAGTCTTTATCTCCTTGGATCTGCCAGAG GAACATCAGGTCAGTCTGATGAGTCTTCTGGCTCCATAGATCATCAAACTTCAGTTCAGCAGCTTTCAG GTGAGCAGCCTTCAGGAGAACAGCCTTCCGGTGAACACCTCTCCGGTGAACAGTCTTTGGGTGAGCATGCATCAGGTGAACAGCCTTCAGATGAACAGCTTTCAGGTGAACATGCCTCCGGTGAACAGCCTTCTGGTGAGCACGCCTCAGGTGAACAGCCTTCGGGTGAACAGCCTTCAGGTGAGCACGCTTCAG GGGAACAGCCTTCAGGTGCACCAATTTCAAGCATATCTACAG GCACAATATTAAATTGCTACACATGTGCTTATATGAATGATCAAGGAAGATGTCTTCGTGGAGAGGGAACCTGCATCACTCAGAATTCCCAGCAATGCATGTTAAAGAAGATCTTCGAAG GTGGAAAACTCCAATTCATGGTTCAAGGgtgtgagaacatgtgcccaTCTATGAACCTCTTCTCCCATGGAACCAGGATGCAAATTATATGCTGTCGGAATCAATCTTTCTGTAATAAGATCTAG
- the ACRV1 gene encoding acrosomal protein SP-10 isoform X1, with translation MNMFLLLMSLYLLGSARGTSGQSDESSGSIDHQTSVQQLSGEFFSLENPSDAEALYETASGLNTLSEHGSSEHGSREHTVAEHTPGEHAESEHASGEPAATGHAEGEHTVGEQPSGEQPSGEHLSGEQSLGEHASGEQPSDEQLSGEHASGEQPSGEHASGEQPSGEQPSGEHASGEQSLGEHALSEKPSGEQPSGAPISSISTGTILNCYTCAYMNDQGRCLRGEGTCITQNSQQCMLKKIFEGGKLQFMVQGCENMCPSMNLFSHGTRMQIICCRNQSFCNKI, from the exons ATGAACATGTTTCTCTTACTAATGAGTCTTTATCTCCTTGGATCTGCCAGAG GAACATCAGGTCAGTCTGATGAGTCTTCTGGCTCCATAGATCATCAAACTTCAGTTCAGCAGCTTTCAGGTGAGTTCTTTTCACTTGAAAACCCTTCTGATGCTGAGGCTTTATATGAGACTGCTTCAGGCCTGAACACTTTAAGTGAGCATGGTTCCAGTGAGCATGGTTCAAGAGAGCACACTGTGGCTGAGCACACTCCTGGAGAACATGCCGAGAGCGAGCATGCTTCGGGTGAGCCTGCTGCGACTGGACATGCAGAAGGTGAGCACACTGTAGGTGAGCAGCCTTCAGGAGAACAGCCTTCCGGTGAACACCTCTCCGGTGAACAGTCTTTGGGTGAGCATGCATCAGGTGAACAGCCTTCAGATGAACAGCTTTCAGGTGAACATGCCTCCGGTGAACAGCCTTCTGGTGAGCACGCCTCAGGTGAACAGCCTTCGGGTGAACAGCCTTCAGGTGAGCACGCTTCAGGTGAACAGTCTTTGGGTGAGCATGCTTTGAGTGAAAAGCCTTCAGGGGAACAGCCTTCAGGTGCACCAATTTCAAGCATATCTACAG GCACAATATTAAATTGCTACACATGTGCTTATATGAATGATCAAGGAAGATGTCTTCGTGGAGAGGGAACCTGCATCACTCAGAATTCCCAGCAATGCATGTTAAAGAAGATCTTCGAAG GTGGAAAACTCCAATTCATGGTTCAAGGgtgtgagaacatgtgcccaTCTATGAACCTCTTCTCCCATGGAACCAGGATGCAAATTATATGCTGTCGGAATCAATCTTTCTGTAATAAGATCTAG
- the ACRV1 gene encoding acrosomal protein SP-10 isoform X4 translates to MNMFLLLMSLYLLGSARGTSGQSDESSGSIDHQTSVQQLSGDEHASGEPAATGHAEGEHTVGEQPSGEQPSGEHLSGEQSLGEHASGEQPSDEQLSGEHASGEQPSGEHASGEQPSGEQPSGEQPSGAPISSISTGTILNCYTCAYMNDQGRCLRGEGTCITQNSQQCMLKKIFEGGKLQFMVQGCENMCPSMNLFSHGTRMQIICCRNQSFCNKI, encoded by the exons ATGAACATGTTTCTCTTACTAATGAGTCTTTATCTCCTTGGATCTGCCAGAG GAACATCAGGTCAGTCTGATGAGTCTTCTGGCTCCATAGATCATCAAACTTCAGTTCAGCAGCTTTCAGGTGA CGAGCATGCTTCGGGTGAGCCTGCTGCGACTGGACATGCAGAAGGTGAGCACACTGTAGGTGAGCAGCCTTCAGGAGAACAGCCTTCCGGTGAACACCTCTCCGGTGAACAGTCTTTGGGTGAGCATGCATCAGGTGAACAGCCTTCAGATGAACAGCTTTCAGGTGAACATGCCTCCGGTGAACAGCCTTCTGGTGAGCACGCCTCAGGTGAACAGCCTTCGGGTGAACAGCCTTCAG GGGAACAGCCTTCAGGTGCACCAATTTCAAGCATATCTACAG GCACAATATTAAATTGCTACACATGTGCTTATATGAATGATCAAGGAAGATGTCTTCGTGGAGAGGGAACCTGCATCACTCAGAATTCCCAGCAATGCATGTTAAAGAAGATCTTCGAAG GTGGAAAACTCCAATTCATGGTTCAAGGgtgtgagaacatgtgcccaTCTATGAACCTCTTCTCCCATGGAACCAGGATGCAAATTATATGCTGTCGGAATCAATCTTTCTGTAATAAGATCTAG
- the ACRV1 gene encoding acrosomal protein SP-10 isoform X6, with translation MNMFLLLMSLYLLGSARGTSGQSDESSGSIDHQTSVQQLSGEQPSGEQPSGEHLSGEQSLGEHASGEQPSDEQLSGEHASGEQPSGEHASGEQPSGEQPSGEQPSGAPISSISTGTILNCYTCAYMNDQGRCLRGEGTCITQNSQQCMLKKIFEGGKLQFMVQGCENMCPSMNLFSHGTRMQIICCRNQSFCNKI, from the exons ATGAACATGTTTCTCTTACTAATGAGTCTTTATCTCCTTGGATCTGCCAGAG GAACATCAGGTCAGTCTGATGAGTCTTCTGGCTCCATAGATCATCAAACTTCAGTTCAGCAGCTTTCAG GTGAGCAGCCTTCAGGAGAACAGCCTTCCGGTGAACACCTCTCCGGTGAACAGTCTTTGGGTGAGCATGCATCAGGTGAACAGCCTTCAGATGAACAGCTTTCAGGTGAACATGCCTCCGGTGAACAGCCTTCTGGTGAGCACGCCTCAGGTGAACAGCCTTCGGGTGAACAGCCTTCAG GGGAACAGCCTTCAGGTGCACCAATTTCAAGCATATCTACAG GCACAATATTAAATTGCTACACATGTGCTTATATGAATGATCAAGGAAGATGTCTTCGTGGAGAGGGAACCTGCATCACTCAGAATTCCCAGCAATGCATGTTAAAGAAGATCTTCGAAG GTGGAAAACTCCAATTCATGGTTCAAGGgtgtgagaacatgtgcccaTCTATGAACCTCTTCTCCCATGGAACCAGGATGCAAATTATATGCTGTCGGAATCAATCTTTCTGTAATAAGATCTAG
- the ACRV1 gene encoding acrosomal protein SP-10 isoform X2, producing MNMFLLLMSLYLLGSARGTSGQSDESSGSIDHQTSVQQLSGEFFSLENPSDAEALYETASGLNTLSEHGSSEHGSREHTVAEHTPGEHAESEHASGEPAATGHAEGEHTVGEQPSGEQPSGEHLSGEQSLGEHASGEQPSDEQLSGEHASGEQPSGEHASGEQPSGEQPSGEQPSGAPISSISTGTILNCYTCAYMNDQGRCLRGEGTCITQNSQQCMLKKIFEGGKLQFMVQGCENMCPSMNLFSHGTRMQIICCRNQSFCNKI from the exons ATGAACATGTTTCTCTTACTAATGAGTCTTTATCTCCTTGGATCTGCCAGAG GAACATCAGGTCAGTCTGATGAGTCTTCTGGCTCCATAGATCATCAAACTTCAGTTCAGCAGCTTTCAGGTGAGTTCTTTTCACTTGAAAACCCTTCTGATGCTGAGGCTTTATATGAGACTGCTTCAGGCCTGAACACTTTAAGTGAGCATGGTTCCAGTGAGCATGGTTCAAGAGAGCACACTGTGGCTGAGCACACTCCTGGAGAACATGCCGAGAGCGAGCATGCTTCGGGTGAGCCTGCTGCGACTGGACATGCAGAAGGTGAGCACACTGTAGGTGAGCAGCCTTCAGGAGAACAGCCTTCCGGTGAACACCTCTCCGGTGAACAGTCTTTGGGTGAGCATGCATCAGGTGAACAGCCTTCAGATGAACAGCTTTCAGGTGAACATGCCTCCGGTGAACAGCCTTCTGGTGAGCACGCCTCAGGTGAACAGCCTTCGGGTGAACAGCCTTCAG GGGAACAGCCTTCAGGTGCACCAATTTCAAGCATATCTACAG GCACAATATTAAATTGCTACACATGTGCTTATATGAATGATCAAGGAAGATGTCTTCGTGGAGAGGGAACCTGCATCACTCAGAATTCCCAGCAATGCATGTTAAAGAAGATCTTCGAAG GTGGAAAACTCCAATTCATGGTTCAAGGgtgtgagaacatgtgcccaTCTATGAACCTCTTCTCCCATGGAACCAGGATGCAAATTATATGCTGTCGGAATCAATCTTTCTGTAATAAGATCTAG